The window TGGGCCCTGGCCGTGCCGGTGTTCTGGCTCGGGGCGATCCTGTCGTGGTACTTCGGCGTAGTCCTGAAATGGCTGCCGCCCTCGGGGTTCGTCGGCCTCGCGGAGAGCCCGTCCGGGTGGGCGCGCAGCCTCGTGCTGCCGGGCGTCACGCTCGGCCTCGGCGTCGGCTCGGTGATGGCGCGCTTCGTGGAGGCGTCGCTCGGCGACGTGCTGTCGAACGACTACGTGCGCACGGCGCGCGCGAAGGGCCTGCCGGGACGTGCGGTGGTGTGGCGGCACGCGCTCGGCAACGCGCTCATTCCGATCGTCACCGTGCTCGGCATCCAGGCCGGGTTCTTCATCGGCGGGGCCGTGATCACGGAGGCCGTGTTTGCGATTCCGGGGCTCGGCAGCATGCTGTGGCGCTCGATCCTGACGCGCGACTATCTGGTGACGCAGTCGGTGATCCTCGTCGGCATCGCGGCGTTCGTCGTGATCAATCTCTGCACTGACGCGCTCTACGGCCTGCTCGATCCGCGGGTGCGGTATCAATGACGGGCGCCGCGTTCCCGGCGCGCCGATGACGGTGTCGGCGAGGGCGCTCGCGGGCAATCACGCCCCTCTCCGCGCCCGGGCGGCGCGGCGCGCGCGGGTCCCGGACGCGGGCGCCGTCTTCCTGATCGCGATCGCGGCCGCGGCCGCCG of the bacterium genome contains:
- a CDS encoding ABC transporter permease, translated to MAAGGLGRYLARRGIEAAFTLFLASVLVFAMVAALPGDPAQVILGDRGTPDQLRALRAYLGLDRPLPLQYGGWIVRIAHGDLGHSLINGAPVAGLVGRALPLTLQLSLWAFAVVVLIAFPAGMFAATRPRSPLAAALRWYHGWALAVPVFWLGAILSWYFGVVLKWLPPSGFVGLAESPSGWARSLVLPGVTLGLGVGSVMARFVEASLGDVLSNDYVRTARAKGLPGRAVVWRHALGNALIPIVTVLGIQAGFFIGGAVITEAVFAIPGLGSMLWRSILTRDYLVTQSVILVGIAAFVVINLCTDALYGLLDPRVRYQ